From a region of the Qipengyuania spongiae genome:
- a CDS encoding DUF2474 domain-containing protein: protein MDEPQDRPLWQRLGWMFVIWLASITVLGLVASVIRFWLKA, encoded by the coding sequence ATGGACGAGCCTCAGGATCGCCCACTTTGGCAGCGGCTCGGCTGGATGTTCGTGATCTGGCTCGCCAGCATAACCGTGCTGGGTCTCGTAGCCTCGGTCATCAGGTTCTGGCTGAAAGCGTAA
- a CDS encoding TraR/DksA family transcriptional regulator, translated as MSGSGGTCYQRAGDLKGLLSMPNADAARARLSQQLTELAGRQQRLAQDLAEPLNPDSSEQAVEMEDDASLEAQAALVAREIASVNRALLRIENGTYGECVRCGDAIAPKRLEARPEAALCISCASSEQ; from the coding sequence TTGTCAGGCAGCGGCGGCACTTGCTACCAAAGGGCTGGAGACTTGAAAGGATTATTGTCCATGCCGAATGCCGACGCCGCCCGAGCACGCCTTTCGCAACAACTCACCGAACTCGCAGGCCGGCAGCAGCGCCTCGCTCAGGATCTGGCGGAACCCTTGAACCCCGACTCGTCCGAACAGGCGGTCGAGATGGAGGATGACGCCTCTCTCGAAGCGCAGGCCGCGCTGGTCGCGCGCGAAATCGCGTCGGTCAACCGCGCCTTGTTACGCATCGAAAATGGCACCTACGGCGAATGTGTTCGCTGCGGCGATGCCATCGCTCCCAAGCGTCTTGAGGCGCGCCCGGAAGCCGCACTCTGCATTTCCTGCGCAAGCAGCGAGCAATGA
- a CDS encoding cation-translocating P-type ATPase: MADPTELIDLDDPSTGSPEEAASALGVDPAKGLSAHDASERLARFGSNELRTVKGPPLWRRILAQFRDPLVYLLLAAIAVTLAIWLIEGEREWPVDALVIAIVILLNAVLGFVEESKAASAVAALAKMTAVTSSVMRDGRRQRIPARELVPGDVLLLEEGDAVGADARLILAASLRVQEASLTGESEAVAKDAATLPAPAALADRTSMVFKGTAVAQGTGRAIVTAIGMRTEMGRIATMLDETREEATPLQREVARLGRILGTSVVIIAAVVMATLIIVQPVETPNDIATVLLLGVSLAVAAVPEGLPAILSLVLALGVQRMAAHNAVVKKLSSVETLGSATVICSDKTGTLTRSQMTIQRVITASGESRVTGTGYSPHGTFEAQGSASLDDALRAEHIVVLSGGSLAGNAGLRMLADGTWAIDGDPTEAAFLVAEKKLGADTRRQARFERTAELPFTSERKMMSTIERDREHGGELVLIAKGAPDVLMDRCTGIRVGMDIRPFDDIVRAKARADVERLSNDALRTLAVAYRPLVPGEEAKLDGSLERDLIFVGTVGIIDPPREEAAIAIAEAQRAGIRVVMITGDHPRTAARIAAQLGITSNDARVLTGTDLDALDDMQLARAVRETQVYARVAPVHKLRIVDALQTDGEIVAMTGDGVNDAPALKSADIGIAMGQTGTEVTKEAAKMILADDNFATIVAAVREGRAIFDNIRKFLRYLLSSNMGEVLTVFLGVVGAGVIGLDDASNGAGLVLPLLATQILWINLITDSGPALAMGVDPEIGDVMERPPRRRSSPTIDARMWRDVLSLGLVMALAALGTIDIYLPGGLVEGSHDIDHARTAGFTTLVFAQLFNAFCARSDVISAFTHWFANRWLWAAVLLSALLQVAVIHLSPLNAAFGTVPLALDDWLICLAMGSAVLWFSEGRKLLRRRSTMSL; this comes from the coding sequence ATGGCCGATCCGACCGAGTTGATCGACCTCGACGATCCATCCACCGGATCGCCGGAGGAAGCCGCTTCCGCGCTGGGCGTCGATCCTGCAAAGGGATTGTCCGCGCATGATGCGAGCGAGCGACTGGCCCGCTTTGGCTCCAACGAACTACGGACGGTAAAGGGGCCGCCGCTGTGGCGCCGTATTCTTGCGCAGTTCCGGGATCCGCTGGTCTACCTCCTCCTCGCAGCGATTGCGGTGACGCTTGCGATCTGGCTCATCGAGGGGGAGCGGGAGTGGCCTGTCGACGCCTTGGTCATCGCGATTGTCATCCTGCTTAACGCGGTTTTGGGCTTCGTCGAAGAGAGCAAGGCAGCAAGCGCGGTAGCGGCACTTGCGAAGATGACAGCGGTGACCTCGTCGGTAATGCGTGACGGTCGCAGGCAGCGGATACCCGCTAGAGAACTGGTGCCTGGCGACGTGCTGCTGCTCGAGGAGGGCGACGCAGTCGGTGCGGATGCGAGGTTGATCCTGGCGGCCTCGCTGCGCGTTCAGGAGGCATCGCTCACCGGCGAAAGCGAAGCGGTCGCAAAGGATGCGGCCACCCTGCCCGCTCCGGCGGCCCTCGCCGACCGGACTTCGATGGTCTTCAAAGGCACCGCGGTCGCACAGGGCACCGGCCGCGCAATCGTCACCGCCATCGGTATGCGAACCGAGATGGGCCGCATCGCCACCATGCTCGACGAGACACGCGAAGAGGCTACGCCGCTACAGCGCGAAGTGGCTCGGCTGGGGCGGATCCTCGGCACAAGCGTGGTGATCATCGCGGCAGTTGTCATGGCGACGCTGATTATCGTCCAACCGGTCGAGACGCCGAACGACATCGCAACTGTCCTGCTCCTGGGCGTCTCGCTTGCGGTCGCCGCCGTGCCGGAGGGACTGCCGGCGATCTTGTCGCTCGTCCTAGCTCTCGGGGTTCAGCGAATGGCGGCGCACAACGCCGTGGTGAAGAAGCTTTCCTCGGTCGAAACCCTGGGTTCGGCGACGGTCATCTGTTCCGACAAGACAGGTACGCTTACCCGCTCGCAGATGACCATCCAGCGCGTCATCACGGCTTCGGGCGAAAGCCGGGTGACGGGCACGGGCTACTCGCCGCACGGCACTTTCGAGGCGCAAGGCAGTGCATCGCTCGATGACGCGCTGAGGGCGGAGCATATCGTCGTGCTGAGCGGCGGCAGCCTTGCCGGCAACGCCGGTCTTCGCATGCTAGCCGACGGGACCTGGGCCATCGATGGCGATCCGACCGAGGCGGCCTTCCTGGTTGCCGAAAAGAAGTTGGGCGCCGACACCCGACGACAGGCACGGTTCGAACGCACTGCCGAATTGCCCTTCACGTCTGAACGCAAGATGATGTCGACGATCGAGCGCGACCGGGAGCACGGCGGCGAACTCGTGCTGATCGCAAAGGGTGCCCCCGATGTGCTGATGGATCGATGCACGGGCATCCGCGTCGGCATGGACATCCGGCCCTTCGACGACATTGTCCGGGCAAAAGCTCGCGCCGATGTCGAGCGGCTTTCGAATGACGCGCTTCGAACGCTCGCGGTTGCCTATCGTCCGCTTGTTCCCGGCGAAGAGGCAAAGCTGGATGGATCGCTTGAACGCGACCTGATCTTCGTCGGCACGGTGGGCATCATCGATCCTCCGCGCGAAGAGGCCGCCATCGCGATCGCCGAGGCGCAGCGCGCGGGCATTCGTGTCGTCATGATCACCGGCGATCATCCCCGCACTGCTGCCCGGATCGCGGCGCAACTTGGAATAACATCGAATGATGCAAGGGTACTGACCGGGACCGACCTCGATGCGCTGGATGACATGCAGTTGGCCCGCGCGGTTCGCGAGACGCAAGTCTATGCGCGGGTTGCGCCGGTTCACAAGCTGCGGATCGTCGATGCCTTGCAGACAGATGGCGAGATCGTCGCAATGACCGGCGATGGGGTGAACGATGCCCCGGCACTCAAGTCTGCGGACATCGGGATCGCGATGGGCCAGACCGGCACCGAAGTGACGAAAGAGGCCGCGAAGATGATCCTGGCCGACGACAATTTCGCCACGATCGTTGCGGCCGTGCGCGAAGGCCGGGCCATCTTCGACAATATACGCAAGTTCCTGCGCTACCTTCTTTCCTCCAACATGGGCGAAGTGCTGACGGTATTCCTGGGCGTTGTCGGCGCAGGGGTCATCGGCCTCGACGATGCGAGCAATGGTGCTGGTCTGGTCTTGCCATTGCTGGCGACGCAGATCCTGTGGATAAACCTTATTACCGATTCCGGGCCTGCCCTTGCCATGGGGGTCGACCCGGAGATCGGCGACGTGATGGAGCGCCCGCCCCGCCGGCGCAGCTCGCCCACCATTGATGCGCGGATGTGGCGCGATGTGTTGAGTCTCGGGCTGGTGATGGCGCTAGCCGCCCTTGGGACAATCGACATCTATCTGCCAGGCGGTCTGGTTGAGGGCAGCCATGATATAGACCACGCCCGCACCGCCGGCTTCACTACTTTGGTGTTTGCGCAGCTCTTCAATGCGTTCTGCGCACGATCCGACGTGATCAGCGCATTTACCCATTGGTTCGCAAACCGCTGGCTATGGGCTGCGGTTCTCCTGTCAGCCTTGCTGCAGGTAGCGGTAATCCATCTTTCGCCACTGAATGCGGCTTTCGGCACGGTTCCGCTGGCGTTGGATGACTGGCTGATCTGCCTGGCCATGGGTAGTGCGGTCCTGTGGTTCAGTGAAGGGCGCAAGCTGCTTCGCCGACGATCGACCATGTCCCTGTGA
- a CDS encoding cytochrome ubiquinol oxidase subunit I, whose translation MFEQLDALLLARIQFAFTVSFHFIFPAFSIGLASYLAVLEGLWLKTGKAIYLDLFKYWLKIFAIAFAMGVVSGIVMSYQFGTNWSVFSDIAGPVIGPLMAYEVLTAFFLEAGFLGVMLFGMNKVGKKLHFAATLMVAVGTFISAFWILSVNSWMQTPVGYEIGANGQYLPGESWWDIVFNPSFPYRLVHTVIAAYLTTAFVVGGVGAWHLLKDRTNLHARKMFSMAMWMAAIVAPIQIFAGDMHGLNTLEHQPQKVMAMEGHFESHPDGAPLILFGIPNSEEKRVDYAIEIPKASSLILKHDLDAPLAGLDTIPDDEEPPVGIVFWSFRIMVGIGFAMLGIGAWSLFARFRKRLYEWPMLHRAALVMAPSGFVAVIAGWITTEVGRQPYVIYNLLRTADAASPLDAPAVAASLLAFVVVYFAVFGAGVWYILHLMHKPPHAGEHGVKRGDTGPIRTAGITPGPSQNPGDPDTLPRDHEEATDGR comes from the coding sequence ATGTTTGAACAGCTAGACGCCCTCCTGCTGGCCCGTATCCAGTTCGCCTTCACGGTGAGCTTTCACTTTATTTTCCCGGCCTTCTCCATCGGCCTTGCCAGTTACCTAGCGGTGCTGGAGGGGCTGTGGCTGAAGACAGGCAAGGCGATCTATCTCGATCTCTTCAAATATTGGCTGAAGATCTTCGCCATCGCCTTCGCAATGGGCGTCGTTTCGGGCATCGTGATGTCCTACCAGTTCGGCACGAATTGGTCGGTTTTCTCTGATATTGCGGGGCCGGTTATCGGCCCGCTGATGGCCTACGAGGTGCTGACCGCGTTCTTCCTCGAAGCTGGCTTCCTTGGCGTCATGCTCTTCGGCATGAACAAGGTCGGCAAGAAGCTGCACTTCGCCGCCACGCTCATGGTCGCTGTTGGCACCTTCATCAGCGCCTTCTGGATCCTGTCGGTTAACAGCTGGATGCAGACCCCCGTAGGATATGAAATCGGGGCGAACGGACAGTATCTGCCGGGCGAAAGCTGGTGGGACATCGTCTTCAACCCCAGCTTCCCCTATCGCCTGGTCCATACCGTCATCGCAGCTTACCTCACGACCGCCTTCGTGGTCGGCGGGGTCGGGGCCTGGCACCTTCTCAAGGACCGGACAAACCTGCACGCGCGCAAGATGTTCTCGATGGCGATGTGGATGGCGGCCATCGTTGCGCCGATCCAGATCTTCGCAGGCGACATGCACGGGCTCAACACCCTCGAACATCAGCCGCAGAAGGTCATGGCGATGGAAGGCCACTTCGAGAGCCATCCGGATGGTGCACCGCTGATCCTGTTCGGCATTCCGAACAGCGAGGAAAAGCGGGTCGACTACGCAATTGAGATACCCAAGGCATCTTCGCTGATCCTAAAGCATGATCTCGACGCGCCGCTCGCCGGTCTGGACACGATCCCGGACGACGAGGAACCGCCGGTCGGCATCGTTTTCTGGTCATTCCGGATCATGGTCGGGATCGGCTTTGCCATGCTCGGTATCGGAGCGTGGAGCCTGTTCGCTCGCTTCCGCAAGAGGCTCTACGAATGGCCCATGCTCCATCGCGCAGCCTTGGTCATGGCTCCCAGCGGTTTCGTGGCGGTCATCGCTGGCTGGATCACGACGGAGGTCGGCCGGCAACCGTATGTGATCTACAATCTCTTGCGCACGGCAGATGCTGCGAGTCCGCTGGATGCCCCCGCCGTCGCCGCGTCATTGCTTGCATTCGTCGTGGTCTATTTCGCAGTTTTCGGCGCGGGTGTCTGGTATATCCTGCACCTGATGCACAAGCCACCGCACGCAGGCGAACATGGCGTCAAGCGCGGGGACACCGGGCCGATCCGGACTGCTGGCATTACGCCTGGCCCATCCCAGAATCCGGGCGATCCCGACACACTTCCGCGCGATCACGAGGAGGCGACCGATGGACGTTAA
- a CDS encoding cytochrome c, which yields MIPKAGAPNPATTAEGAGSIRESAEARGLAFAQQHCSGCHAVSAGRRYSPNVDAPTFESVVNTPGLTGATIKPWLQKSHNFPDVMNFAIDPDQIDNLAAYMISLQRSDYVPPI from the coding sequence ATGATACCCAAGGCAGGGGCACCAAACCCCGCCACGACTGCGGAAGGTGCCGGCTCAATCCGAGAATCTGCTGAGGCCAGGGGGCTGGCATTTGCGCAACAGCATTGTTCCGGTTGCCATGCTGTGAGCGCCGGACGACGATACTCCCCGAACGTTGATGCCCCGACCTTTGAATCTGTCGTCAACACGCCAGGCCTGACCGGCGCGACGATCAAGCCCTGGCTGCAGAAATCACACAATTTTCCCGATGTGATGAACTTTGCCATCGATCCCGACCAGATCGATAACCTTGCTGCCTACATGATATCATTGCAGCGAAGCGATTACGTACCACCGATCTGA
- a CDS encoding SulP family inorganic anion transporter, whose product MAQYLPILEWGRTYNGSVLTNDLVAAIIVTIMLIPQSLAYALLAGLPPVVGLYASILPLVAYAIFGTSRTLAVGPVAVVSLMTASAAGAVAAQGTELYLEAAITLAALSGVMLAVLGFLRMGFLANLLSHPVISGFITASGILIATSQLKHILGVSAGGDNWPEMLGGLAAAIDTVNPWTLAIGIPATLFLFWVRKGLKPALVAMGLSSRAADIAAKAGPVVAVVATILAAIGLNLEDRGVNLVGAIPQGLPPFALPSTDLGLIGQLWVPALLISIIGFVESVSVAQTLAAKRRQRIAPNQELIGLGASNIASAFSGGYPVTGGFARSVVNFDAGAETPAAGAYTAVGIALAGLFLTPLLYSLPIATLAATIIVAVLSLVDLKTPGQLWNYSKADFAAHMATIAITLLAGVELGVIAGVGVGLLLYLWRASRPHAAIVGRVPETEHFRNVDRHKVFTVPHVLSVRIDESLTYLNARWLEEYVLEEVADRPEVRHVILMCSAVNEIDASGLESLEAINHRMTDAGIGLHLSEVKGPVMDRLKRTHFVDELNGQVFLSQNRAFRELATNGGPPAEPIPDAARGMI is encoded by the coding sequence TATGCGCTGCTGGCGGGGTTGCCGCCGGTCGTGGGCCTTTACGCCTCGATCTTGCCGCTGGTCGCCTACGCGATCTTCGGCACCAGCCGGACGCTTGCGGTGGGGCCCGTGGCGGTTGTGTCGCTGATGACGGCGAGCGCTGCCGGAGCCGTAGCGGCGCAGGGGACTGAACTTTATCTCGAGGCGGCAATCACCCTTGCAGCCTTGTCCGGTGTGATGCTGGCCGTGCTCGGATTCCTGCGGATGGGCTTCTTGGCCAACCTCCTCTCGCACCCCGTCATCAGCGGCTTCATCACCGCCAGCGGCATCCTGATCGCGACGAGCCAGTTGAAGCACATTCTCGGCGTATCGGCAGGCGGCGACAACTGGCCCGAGATGCTCGGCGGGCTCGCGGCGGCAATCGACACGGTCAATCCGTGGACGCTCGCCATTGGGATTCCAGCGACGTTGTTCCTCTTCTGGGTCCGAAAGGGCTTGAAGCCGGCCTTGGTCGCGATGGGTCTATCTTCACGAGCCGCCGACATCGCGGCCAAGGCAGGTCCGGTCGTAGCAGTTGTTGCGACGATCCTTGCCGCCATCGGCCTCAATCTCGAGGATCGCGGTGTGAACCTCGTCGGTGCAATTCCGCAGGGTCTTCCGCCTTTCGCCCTGCCATCGACCGATCTGGGTCTAATCGGGCAACTGTGGGTCCCCGCGCTGCTCATTTCGATCATCGGCTTCGTCGAAAGCGTATCGGTTGCGCAGACGCTTGCGGCTAAACGCCGTCAACGGATTGCACCGAACCAGGAGCTTATCGGCCTTGGCGCATCGAACATCGCCAGTGCCTTTTCCGGGGGCTACCCCGTCACCGGCGGATTTGCGCGCTCGGTCGTCAACTTCGACGCCGGGGCCGAGACGCCCGCAGCCGGAGCTTACACCGCTGTCGGTATTGCGCTGGCGGGACTGTTCCTGACCCCGCTGCTCTACAGCCTGCCCATCGCCACATTGGCTGCAACGATCATCGTCGCGGTTCTCAGCCTCGTCGATCTCAAGACTCCCGGCCAGCTCTGGAACTACTCCAAGGCCGACTTCGCCGCGCACATGGCGACGATCGCTATCACGCTGCTTGCGGGCGTCGAGCTGGGTGTGATCGCGGGCGTTGGCGTCGGCCTCCTTCTCTATCTCTGGCGCGCCAGCCGCCCCCATGCCGCCATCGTCGGCCGCGTCCCCGAGACCGAGCACTTCCGTAATGTCGACCGCCACAAGGTCTTTACCGTGCCGCACGTCCTCTCGGTCCGGATCGACGAGAGCCTGACCTACCTCAATGCGCGATGGCTCGAGGAATACGTGTTGGAAGAGGTCGCCGACCGCCCAGAGGTGCGCCACGTCATCCTGATGTGCAGCGCGGTCAACGAAATCGACGCTTCCGGCCTAGAAAGCCTTGAGGCGATCAATCACCGCATGACCGACGCCGGGATCGGGCTGCATCTTTCCGAAGTGAAGGGCCCCGTCATGGACCGGCTGAAGCGGACCCACTTCGTTGACGAACTCAACGGGCAGGTCTTCCTGTCGCAGAACCGCGCATTCCGGGAATTGGCAACGAACGGCGGACCGCCAGCTGAACCAATCCCCGATGCTGCGAGGGGAATGATCTGA
- the cydB gene encoding cytochrome d ubiquinol oxidase subunit II codes for MDVNLDLTTIWAFIIAFAVFAYVVMDGFDLGIGILFPTFEVGPERDRAMNSIAPVWDGNETWLVLGGGGLFAAFPLAYAVILPATYPLIIAMLLGLVFRGVAFEYRWRDPGHRRYWDAAFTGGSLVAAMAQGMTLGALLQGIEVVDRSYAGSWFDWLTPYTLLTGLGTVAGYALLGATWLVWKLDGESQHHARKLGKRAAWATLVLMGGVSLYNVFLNAEYAERWLTAPEIYFAAPVPILTAVIAVMLLRALSVDRHSKPFWLSLALFFFGMAGLGVTMWPYVVPPGLTIWDAAAPERSQIFMLVGVAITMPLIIAYTAWAYWVFRGKVADEGYH; via the coding sequence ATGGACGTTAACTTGGACCTGACGACGATCTGGGCTTTCATCATCGCCTTCGCCGTCTTCGCCTATGTGGTGATGGACGGGTTCGACCTCGGCATCGGCATTCTTTTCCCTACCTTCGAGGTCGGGCCGGAGCGCGATCGTGCGATGAATTCGATAGCGCCGGTCTGGGATGGCAACGAGACTTGGCTGGTCTTGGGCGGCGGCGGATTGTTCGCAGCCTTCCCATTGGCTTACGCGGTGATCCTGCCCGCCACTTACCCGCTCATCATCGCCATGCTGTTGGGACTGGTGTTCCGCGGTGTCGCGTTCGAGTATCGCTGGCGCGACCCCGGGCACCGCCGATACTGGGACGCGGCCTTCACTGGCGGCTCGCTGGTCGCGGCGATGGCGCAGGGCATGACATTGGGTGCGCTTCTCCAGGGGATCGAGGTCGTGGATCGATCCTATGCGGGCAGCTGGTTCGACTGGCTCACGCCCTACACGCTGTTGACCGGCCTAGGCACAGTCGCCGGCTACGCTCTGCTTGGCGCGACCTGGCTGGTGTGGAAACTGGATGGGGAGAGTCAGCATCATGCCCGAAAGTTGGGCAAGCGGGCGGCATGGGCAACGTTGGTTTTGATGGGAGGCGTCAGCCTCTACAATGTGTTCCTGAACGCCGAATATGCCGAGCGCTGGTTGACTGCGCCGGAGATCTACTTCGCCGCGCCGGTCCCGATCCTCACAGCGGTGATTGCCGTCATGCTGCTGAGGGCTCTTTCAGTGGACCGGCACAGCAAGCCGTTCTGGCTGAGCCTTGCGCTGTTCTTCTTCGGCATGGCCGGTCTGGGCGTCACGATGTGGCCCTATGTCGTTCCACCGGGCCTCACGATATGGGACGCCGCCGCGCCCGAACGCAGCCAGATCTTCATGCTGGTTGGCGTCGCGATCACCATGCCGCTCATCATCGCATACACCGCTTGGGCTTACTGGGTGTTCCGCGGCAAGGTGGCGGATGAGGGATATCACTGA
- a CDS encoding MBL fold metallo-hydrolase, translating to MLLEKIKTSGLSHLSYLIGSGGKAAIIDPRRDCECYVEMARAEGLEITHIFETHRNEDLVSGAPILRDLTGARVLHGPNSVGTVEYAETAHQGDEFEIGQLKIRVLETPGHTDDHLAFVLHDTAYPDGPVGVFTGDALFVGDVGRTDFYPERKREVAGLLYDSLHKILDLGDQVILYPAHGAGSVCGSGMAEREFSTLGHERANNPRLQFESRDAFIDFKVEENHYQPPYFRLMERLNLEGGEAAPRVMRPKRLSLSELEKLDVDHLVDVREPLAFASGHLRGSMNLPVGMISAFAGWFIREGDNVALVASDEDQLEAAMTHLVRIALDNIEGGYVGVVPAAAQGKAMRTIPMIGTDEVERRLESDERDWTLLDVRDADERAQNAIEGSEHIYVGELNEQYHDLDLSQHYTLMCASGMRATVAAGWLASRGFEKLDVYLGSMGAWKAAHD from the coding sequence ATGCTGCTCGAGAAAATTAAGACATCCGGACTGTCCCACCTATCCTACCTGATTGGTTCGGGCGGGAAGGCGGCCATCATCGATCCGCGCCGCGACTGCGAATGCTATGTCGAAATGGCGCGCGCCGAGGGGCTGGAGATCACTCATATCTTCGAAACCCATCGCAACGAGGATCTGGTTTCGGGGGCGCCCATCCTGAGAGATTTGACCGGCGCGCGCGTCCTGCACGGTCCCAATTCTGTGGGCACGGTCGAATATGCCGAGACGGCTCACCAAGGTGATGAGTTTGAGATCGGACAGCTGAAAATTCGGGTGCTGGAGACACCGGGGCACACGGACGATCATCTTGCTTTCGTTCTTCACGACACTGCCTATCCCGATGGGCCAGTTGGAGTGTTCACGGGAGACGCGCTGTTCGTTGGCGATGTCGGACGGACGGACTTCTATCCCGAACGCAAACGCGAGGTCGCAGGTCTTCTCTACGATTCCCTCCACAAGATTCTCGATCTTGGCGACCAGGTCATTCTATATCCTGCGCATGGAGCGGGTTCCGTCTGCGGGTCGGGAATGGCGGAACGCGAGTTCTCGACACTCGGCCATGAACGCGCGAACAATCCGCGCCTTCAATTCGAAAGCCGGGATGCGTTCATCGACTTTAAGGTGGAAGAGAACCACTACCAGCCGCCGTATTTCCGGTTGATGGAGCGCCTTAATCTGGAAGGCGGCGAAGCTGCGCCTCGTGTGATGCGACCCAAGCGCCTGTCGCTGTCCGAATTGGAAAAGCTTGACGTCGACCACTTGGTCGATGTGCGCGAGCCGCTCGCGTTTGCCTCAGGCCATCTTCGCGGTTCCATGAACCTGCCAGTCGGGATGATCTCGGCATTCGCCGGATGGTTCATCCGTGAAGGCGACAATGTCGCTCTTGTCGCTTCCGATGAAGACCAGCTCGAAGCTGCTATGACGCATCTCGTGCGGATCGCACTCGACAATATCGAAGGCGGTTATGTCGGCGTCGTGCCTGCCGCTGCCCAAGGCAAGGCGATGCGGACTATCCCGATGATCGGGACCGACGAAGTTGAACGGCGACTGGAGAGCGACGAACGTGACTGGACGCTGCTTGATGTGAGGGATGCGGACGAACGCGCGCAAAACGCGATCGAGGGTTCCGAGCATATCTACGTGGGTGAACTCAACGAGCAGTATCACGATCTCGATCTGTCACAGCATTACACCCTGATGTGTGCAAGCGGGATGCGGGCCACGGTTGCTGCAGGATGGCTTGCGAGCCGCGGCTTCGAAAAGCTGGATGTCTATCTCGGCTCCATGGGTGCATGGAAAGCGGCCCATGACTGA
- a CDS encoding peroxiredoxin encodes MSLHIGDTAPDFTVDTQNGEISLHDWAGDSWVFFFSHPADFTPVCTTEMGRTAQLASEFDKRNVKPLGLSTDTAEEHAKWIEDVNDTQNTNLVFPIVADADLKIAKLYDMIHPDQSETAAVRSVFIIDPDKKIRLTMTYPMSVGRNFDEILRAIDALQFSDKHGVATPADWREGKDAIIPPSVSDEDAKARFPQGFTTLRPYLRTVKID; translated from the coding sequence ATGAGCCTTCACATCGGTGACACCGCCCCCGACTTTACCGTCGACACCCAGAATGGCGAAATCAGCCTGCACGATTGGGCTGGCGATAGCTGGGTATTCTTCTTCAGCCACCCGGCCGACTTCACCCCCGTCTGCACTACGGAGATGGGCCGCACTGCGCAGCTCGCCAGCGAGTTCGACAAGCGCAATGTAAAGCCACTCGGCCTCTCGACCGACACTGCCGAAGAACACGCCAAGTGGATCGAAGACGTGAACGACACCCAGAACACGAATCTCGTGTTCCCGATCGTCGCTGATGCCGATCTCAAGATCGCCAAGCTCTATGACATGATCCATCCGGATCAGAGCGAAACGGCGGCTGTGCGGTCGGTATTCATCATCGATCCGGACAAGAAGATTCGGCTCACCATGACCTATCCCATGAGCGTAGGACGGAACTTCGACGAGATCCTGCGCGCGATCGATGCGCTCCAGTTCAGCGACAAGCATGGCGTGGCCACTCCCGCCGATTGGCGCGAAGGCAAGGATGCGATCATTCCACCATCGGTTTCCGACGAGGATGCAAAAGCCCGCTTCCCGCAGGGCTTCACCACGCTGCGCCCCTATCTGCGCACGGTAAAAATCGATTGA
- a CDS encoding helix-turn-helix domain-containing protein, whose protein sequence is MPAIPDKDIRCRKIEALIASGKGVCESCREIGISEKTYYRWREARAEEQHG, encoded by the coding sequence ATGCCTGCCATTCCTGACAAGGACATCCGCTGCCGCAAGATCGAAGCTCTGATCGCGTCGGGAAAAGGCGTTTGCGAGAGCTGCCGCGAAATCGGGATTTCCGAAAAGACCTACTATCGCTGGCGCGAGGCACGCGCCGAAGAGCAACACGGATAA
- a CDS encoding YdcH family protein, producing MSNTPHTLGDEFPDQMDQIHALKVSNTRFAKLLVDYDAVNDEIHRAETNIAPVSQDRETELRKQRLALKDQIAQALTENA from the coding sequence ATGTCGAATACCCCCCACACTCTGGGCGATGAATTTCCTGACCAGATGGACCAGATCCACGCTCTGAAGGTGTCGAACACCCGGTTCGCCAAGCTCCTGGTGGACTATGACGCAGTTAACGACGAGATCCATCGCGCGGAAACCAACATCGCGCCGGTGTCGCAGGATCGCGAAACCGAACTGCGCAAACAGCGCCTCGCGCTCAAGGACCAGATTGCCCAGGCTCTTACCGAAAACGCCTGA